One Synechococcales cyanobacterium T60_A2020_003 genomic window carries:
- a CDS encoding Rieske 2Fe-2S domain-containing protein → MAAYRDETGEIYTVSPVCTHLGCIVNWNDAEKSWDCPCHGGRFSCDGEVLHGPPSRT, encoded by the coding sequence GTGGCGGCGTACCGGGATGAAACCGGGGAAATTTACACAGTTTCCCCCGTCTGCACCCACCTCGGTTGCATTGTGAACTGGAACGATGCTGAGAAAAGTTGGGATTGTCCCTGTCACGGAGGCCGCTTTAGCTGTGATGGCGAAGTTCTTCACGGCCCCCCGTCCAGAACCTAG